A region from the Clavibacter sp. A6099 genome encodes:
- a CDS encoding cell division protein CrgA has translation MARDKTTRPSRQERVRDEDAPNPVWFKPIMFGFMLVGLAWLIVYYVSLNAFPIPDLGVGNILIGFGLILVGFLMTTRWR, from the coding sequence ATGGCCCGCGACAAGACGACGAGACCCTCCCGCCAGGAACGCGTGCGGGACGAGGACGCCCCGAACCCCGTGTGGTTCAAGCCCATCATGTTCGGCTTCATGCTCGTCGGGCTCGCGTGGCTGATCGTGTACTACGTCAGCCTCAACGCCTTCCCCATCCCCGACCTCGGCGTCGGCAACATCCTCATCGGCTTCGGCCTCATCCTGGTCGGCTTCCTCATGACCACCAGGTGGCGCTGA
- a CDS encoding FHA domain-containing protein FhaB/FipA, with translation MTELTLLVLRLAFLAVLWLFIFGIVYALRSDLFGQRVRKLREETGSAGGSPFPQSPYASAAAAPPRSPQPGVQPPPISSMPSGANSGAVPSRAKATTSTARHLVITSGAKAGTEIPLGTEPLTIGRSSESGLVIRDDYTSTHHARLLLWNDEWMIQDLDSTNGTFLDGKRVSVPTQVPLDTPIRIGATSFELRR, from the coding sequence GTGACCGAGCTGACCCTCCTCGTCCTCCGCCTCGCGTTCCTCGCGGTGCTGTGGCTGTTCATCTTCGGCATCGTCTACGCGCTGCGCTCCGACCTGTTCGGCCAGCGCGTGCGGAAGCTCCGCGAGGAGACGGGCTCGGCCGGCGGATCCCCGTTCCCGCAGTCCCCCTACGCCTCGGCCGCCGCCGCCCCGCCGAGGTCCCCGCAGCCCGGCGTGCAGCCGCCGCCCATCTCGTCGATGCCGTCCGGCGCCAACTCCGGCGCCGTCCCGTCCCGCGCGAAGGCCACCACCTCCACCGCCCGCCACCTCGTCATCACCTCCGGCGCCAAGGCCGGCACGGAGATCCCGCTGGGCACCGAGCCGCTCACCATCGGCCGCTCGAGCGAGTCGGGCCTCGTGATCCGCGACGACTACACGTCCACCCACCACGCGCGCCTGCTCCTCTGGAACGACGAGTGGATGATCCAGGACCTCGACTCGACCAACGGCACCTTCCTCGACGGCAAGCGCGTGAGCGTGCCGACGCAGGTGCCGCTCGACACGCCGATCCGCATCGGCGCGACCAGCTTCGAGCTCAGGCGGTAG
- a CDS encoding FtsW/RodA/SpoVE family cell cycle protein, whose protein sequence is MASAGVADAPARPRERAPKVPRIHVPRRLRNLELALVVLASVINGGALYLVQLGVLGAFDQSFFIPATGLAVLVLGMHVALRWLAPDADPFILPIATVLNGLGIAAIYRLDLAAGLSGWDSVAVRQIVWSGLAIVCGLAVIVLLKNHRVLQRYRYIAMFVGLILLLLPMLPVLGQNINGARVWIHIGGFSFQPGEIAKICLAIFFAGYLVTARDSLSMVGVKVLGMRFPRIRDLGPILLVWAVSMSVLVFQRDLGTSLLYFGLFIVMTYVSTGRIGWVVLGLVLFLGGAYGASTLGYVGGRVDAWLNPFDPAVYDANGGSYQLVTGLFGMADGGLFGRGLGEGMPNLTPLANSDFILASLGEELGLTGVFAILALYLLLVSRGFRIGFAGQDDFGKLLGIGLSFVIALQVFIVIGGVTRVIPLTGLTTPFMAAGGSSLLANWIIAALLLRLSDTVRNQPRLVVES, encoded by the coding sequence GTGGCTAGCGCCGGCGTGGCGGACGCCCCGGCGCGCCCCCGCGAGCGCGCACCCAAGGTCCCGCGGATCCACGTGCCCCGACGCCTCAGGAACCTCGAGCTCGCGCTGGTCGTGCTGGCCTCCGTCATCAACGGCGGCGCCCTGTACCTCGTGCAGCTCGGCGTGCTCGGCGCGTTCGACCAGAGCTTCTTCATCCCCGCCACCGGCCTCGCGGTCCTCGTGCTCGGCATGCACGTGGCGCTGCGCTGGCTGGCGCCCGACGCGGATCCCTTCATCCTCCCCATCGCGACCGTGCTCAACGGCCTCGGGATCGCCGCCATCTACCGGCTCGACCTCGCCGCGGGGCTGTCGGGCTGGGACAGCGTGGCCGTGCGGCAGATCGTCTGGTCGGGCCTCGCCATCGTGTGCGGGCTCGCGGTCATCGTCCTGCTGAAGAACCACCGCGTGCTGCAGCGCTACCGCTACATCGCCATGTTCGTGGGCCTCATCCTGCTGCTGCTGCCGATGCTCCCGGTCCTCGGCCAGAACATCAACGGCGCCCGCGTCTGGATCCACATCGGCGGCTTCTCGTTCCAGCCCGGCGAGATCGCGAAGATCTGCCTCGCGATCTTCTTCGCCGGCTACCTCGTCACCGCCCGGGACAGCCTCTCGATGGTGGGCGTCAAGGTCCTCGGGATGCGGTTCCCGCGCATCCGCGATCTCGGCCCGATCCTCCTGGTCTGGGCCGTGTCGATGAGCGTGCTGGTCTTCCAGCGCGACCTCGGAACGTCGCTGCTCTACTTCGGCCTCTTCATCGTCATGACCTACGTGAGCACGGGCCGCATCGGCTGGGTCGTGCTCGGCCTCGTCCTGTTCCTCGGCGGCGCGTACGGCGCGAGCACCCTGGGCTACGTCGGCGGCCGCGTCGACGCCTGGTTGAACCCGTTCGACCCGGCCGTGTACGACGCGAACGGCGGCAGCTACCAGCTCGTCACGGGCCTGTTCGGCATGGCCGACGGGGGCCTGTTCGGGCGCGGGCTCGGCGAGGGGATGCCCAACCTCACTCCGCTCGCCAACAGCGACTTCATCCTCGCGAGCCTCGGCGAGGAGCTCGGCCTCACGGGCGTCTTCGCGATCCTCGCCCTCTACCTGCTGCTCGTCTCGCGCGGCTTCCGCATCGGCTTCGCGGGCCAGGACGACTTCGGCAAGCTGCTCGGCATCGGCCTCTCGTTCGTCATCGCGCTGCAGGTCTTCATCGTCATCGGCGGCGTCACCCGCGTCATCCCGCTCACGGGCCTGACGACCCCGTTCATGGCGGCGGGCGGATCCTCGCTGCTGGCCAACTGGATCATCGCGGCCCTGCTCCTCCGCCTCTCCGACACCGTCCGCAACCAGCCCCGATTGGTGGTCGAGTCGTGA
- a CDS encoding protein kinase domain-containing protein, which produces MRPTSGLTFGGRYQLGDRIAIGGMGEVWEATDLVIGRKVAIKILKDEYLGDPGFLERFRAEARHAALVNHEGIANVFDYGEEDGSAFLVMELVPGEALSTILERERVLSTDKVLDIIAQTALALHAAHQAGLVHRDIKPGNLLITPDGRVKITDFGIARIADQVPLTATGQVMGTVQYLSPEQASGHPASPSTDVYSMGIVAYECLAGRRPFTGESQVAIAMAQINELPPELPVTVAEPVRNLVMSCIAKKPADRPQSAAHLARAAQALRRGDVATATIAVAAVAGAAALADPGTPTQATQLMPSGRRAADTGATTVLSSSGPRAGAADPFLLEDADDEEPEEPRARKRAIWIFVVVAILVIGAIVAGAIALTAGQRRDDATPAPVETTATPSASPSPSPSPTPSPTASTVDVNRDDYIGRDQKTVTAELTALGLKVTVVTGSAAPSGEEEGRVTAITPTGTVAKGATIQITAYGPPTLPTAAPGTPTVTPTDVRAGQTVDISWPAYSCPAGQTLNGYQIQADSVSQGATGTWGGSTNPTNAQTTSGEIKVGTNPGTFTVKYLAICGTNESPYSSTVTVTVEAAPGGTGTGGGGTGGGTGGTGGTGGGNGGTTGMAPTPAPGRTDERSLVSSSHRNP; this is translated from the coding sequence ATGAGACCCACGAGCGGACTGACCTTCGGAGGGCGTTACCAGCTGGGCGATCGCATCGCCATCGGCGGCATGGGCGAGGTGTGGGAGGCCACCGACCTCGTCATCGGGCGCAAGGTCGCGATCAAGATCCTCAAGGACGAGTACCTCGGCGACCCCGGGTTCCTCGAGCGCTTCCGCGCCGAGGCCCGCCACGCCGCGCTCGTCAACCACGAGGGCATCGCCAACGTCTTCGACTACGGCGAGGAGGACGGCAGCGCCTTCCTCGTGATGGAGCTGGTACCCGGAGAGGCGCTCTCCACCATCCTCGAGCGCGAGCGCGTGCTGTCCACCGACAAGGTGCTCGACATCATCGCCCAGACCGCGCTGGCCCTCCACGCCGCGCACCAGGCCGGGCTCGTCCACCGCGACATCAAGCCGGGCAACCTGCTCATCACGCCAGACGGCCGTGTGAAGATCACCGACTTCGGCATCGCGCGCATCGCCGACCAGGTGCCGCTCACCGCCACGGGCCAGGTCATGGGCACCGTCCAGTACCTCTCCCCCGAGCAGGCGAGCGGACACCCGGCATCACCGTCCACCGACGTGTACTCGATGGGCATCGTCGCCTACGAGTGCCTGGCCGGCCGTCGCCCCTTCACGGGCGAGTCGCAGGTCGCCATCGCCATGGCGCAGATCAACGAGCTGCCGCCCGAGCTGCCGGTCACGGTCGCGGAGCCCGTGCGCAACCTCGTGATGTCGTGCATCGCCAAGAAGCCGGCCGACCGTCCGCAGAGCGCCGCGCACCTCGCGCGCGCCGCGCAGGCGCTCCGTCGGGGCGACGTCGCCACCGCCACCATCGCGGTCGCGGCCGTCGCGGGTGCCGCCGCCCTGGCGGATCCGGGCACGCCCACGCAGGCCACGCAGCTCATGCCGTCCGGCCGCCGCGCCGCCGACACGGGCGCGACCACGGTCCTGTCGTCGTCTGGGCCGCGCGCCGGCGCAGCCGACCCCTTCCTCCTGGAGGACGCGGACGACGAGGAGCCCGAGGAGCCGCGCGCCCGCAAGCGCGCGATCTGGATCTTCGTCGTCGTCGCGATCCTCGTGATCGGCGCCATCGTGGCGGGGGCCATCGCCCTCACCGCCGGCCAGCGCCGCGACGATGCGACCCCGGCGCCGGTCGAGACCACCGCCACCCCGAGCGCGAGCCCCTCGCCGAGCCCGTCCCCCACCCCCTCGCCCACGGCCAGCACGGTGGACGTCAACCGCGACGACTACATCGGCCGCGACCAGAAGACGGTCACGGCGGAGCTCACCGCCCTCGGCCTCAAGGTCACCGTCGTCACGGGCAGCGCGGCGCCGTCCGGCGAGGAGGAGGGTCGCGTCACCGCCATCACCCCTACCGGAACCGTCGCGAAGGGCGCCACGATCCAGATCACGGCCTACGGACCGCCCACGCTGCCCACCGCGGCACCGGGCACGCCCACGGTCACCCCGACGGACGTCCGCGCCGGCCAGACGGTGGACATCTCCTGGCCCGCCTACTCCTGCCCCGCCGGCCAGACGCTGAACGGGTACCAGATCCAGGCGGACTCCGTCTCGCAGGGCGCCACCGGCACCTGGGGCGGCAGCACGAACCCGACGAACGCGCAGACCACGTCGGGCGAGATCAAGGTGGGCACCAACCCGGGCACGTTCACCGTCAAGTACCTCGCCATCTGCGGCACCAACGAGTCGCCGTACAGCAGCACCGTGACCGTCACCGTCGAGGCCGCCCCGGGCGGCACCGGCACGGGCGGCGGAGGCACGGGCGGCGGGACGGGCGGCACAGGCGGCACAGGCGGCGGCAACGGCGGCACCACCGGCATGGCGCCGACGCCCGCGCCGGGTCGCACGGACGAGCGCTCGCTCGTCTCCAGCTCCCACAGGAACCCCTGA
- a CDS encoding peptidoglycan D,D-transpeptidase FtsI family protein, with the protein MNRELKRVSVFVLAMFVALFVAASVIQVISAPTLQADPRNSRTIIASYSAERGSILVDGTPIASSVPVDDRYKFLRTYARPDLYSAVTGYYTLGQGSTGLEDSMNDVLSGTSGTQFFDSLTRTFTGQDPKGASVELTIDPKVQQAAYDALGSLQGSVVAIEPKTGRILAMVSKPGYDPNTLASHDRAAVQQSYSSLLADKSNPLINRAVNSLNPPGSTFKLITAAAAIESGQYTPDSLLPNPPTFTLPGTGTVITNAGEGACGPEAEVSIATALRLSCNIPFAQLGIALGSERIAKMAEAFGYGKSIEVPMASAKSVFSPDLDDAQTAQSAFGQLDVRATPLQTAMVTAGIANGGEVMKPSVVDSVLNPDLSELSGFSPSRFADPISKETADTMTRMMIDDVQSGVASNARISGVDVAGKTGTAQNGSDDPYTLWFTGFAPAADPQVAVAVLVEDGGGRGRSGSGNTLAAPVAKKVIEAVLDR; encoded by the coding sequence GTGAACCGCGAGCTCAAGCGCGTCTCCGTGTTCGTCCTGGCCATGTTCGTGGCCCTGTTCGTCGCGGCGTCGGTCATCCAGGTCATCTCCGCGCCCACGCTGCAGGCGGATCCGCGGAACAGCCGCACCATCATCGCCAGCTACTCGGCCGAGCGCGGCTCGATCCTCGTCGACGGCACGCCCATCGCCTCCTCCGTCCCGGTCGACGACCGCTACAAGTTCCTCCGCACCTACGCGCGGCCCGACCTCTACAGCGCGGTCACCGGCTACTACACGCTCGGCCAGGGATCCACCGGGCTCGAGGACTCCATGAACGACGTCCTCAGCGGGACGAGCGGCACGCAGTTCTTCGACAGCCTCACGCGCACGTTCACCGGGCAGGACCCGAAGGGCGCGTCGGTCGAGCTCACGATCGACCCGAAGGTGCAGCAGGCGGCCTACGACGCGCTCGGGTCGCTGCAGGGATCCGTGGTCGCGATCGAGCCGAAGACCGGCCGCATCCTCGCGATGGTGTCGAAGCCCGGCTACGACCCGAACACGCTGGCCTCGCACGACCGCGCCGCCGTGCAGCAGAGCTACTCGTCGCTCCTCGCGGACAAGTCCAACCCGCTCATCAACCGCGCGGTGAACAGCCTCAACCCGCCCGGATCCACGTTTAAGCTCATCACCGCGGCCGCCGCCATCGAGTCCGGCCAGTACACGCCCGACTCGCTGCTCCCCAACCCGCCGACGTTCACGCTCCCCGGCACCGGCACGGTCATCACCAACGCCGGCGAGGGCGCGTGCGGCCCGGAGGCCGAGGTCAGCATCGCGACCGCCCTGCGCCTCAGCTGCAACATCCCGTTCGCGCAGCTCGGCATCGCGCTCGGCTCCGAGCGGATCGCGAAGATGGCCGAGGCGTTCGGCTACGGCAAGTCGATCGAGGTGCCCATGGCGAGCGCCAAGAGCGTCTTCTCCCCCGACCTCGACGACGCCCAGACCGCGCAGTCCGCGTTCGGGCAGCTCGACGTGCGCGCCACCCCGCTGCAGACCGCCATGGTCACCGCCGGGATCGCGAACGGCGGCGAGGTCATGAAGCCGTCCGTCGTCGACAGCGTCCTCAACCCCGACCTGAGCGAGCTCTCCGGCTTCTCCCCCAGCCGCTTCGCCGACCCGATCTCGAAGGAGACCGCCGACACCATGACCCGGATGATGATCGACGACGTCCAGAGCGGCGTCGCGTCGAATGCGAGAATCAGTGGCGTCGACGTGGCCGGCAAGACGGGCACAGCCCAGAACGGCAGCGACGACCCGTACACGCTGTGGTTCACCGGCTTCGCGCCGGCGGCGGACCCGCAGGTGGCGGTCGCGGTCCTGGTCGAGGACGGCGGCGGACGAGGACGATCGGGCTCGGGGAACACCCTCGCCGCCCCCGTGGCGAAGAAAGTGATTGAGGCGGTGCTGGACAGATGA
- a CDS encoding anthranilate synthase component II: MTRVLVIDNYDSFVYTLNGYLQQLGAETVVMRNDDHAAADMAGVISEYDAVLVSPGPGKPSEAGVSIPTVTAALASGTPLLGVCLGHQAIAEAFGATVTNAEELMHGKTSLVTHDDGEFYLGVPQPFTATRYHSLAVVDGTVPSDLVVTSRTEGGVIMGLRHEAAPIVGVQFHPESVLTEGGYRMLGNWLEGAGLAGARDTASRLSPLVRVA; this comes from the coding sequence GTGACACGCGTCCTCGTCATCGACAACTACGACAGCTTCGTCTACACGCTCAACGGGTACCTGCAGCAGCTGGGCGCCGAGACCGTGGTGATGCGCAACGACGACCACGCCGCCGCCGACATGGCCGGGGTCATCTCCGAGTACGACGCGGTGCTCGTGTCGCCGGGGCCGGGGAAGCCCTCCGAGGCCGGCGTCTCGATCCCCACGGTCACGGCGGCGCTCGCATCCGGCACTCCGCTGCTCGGGGTCTGCCTCGGGCACCAGGCGATCGCGGAGGCGTTCGGCGCCACCGTGACCAACGCCGAGGAGCTCATGCACGGCAAGACCTCGCTCGTGACGCACGACGACGGGGAGTTCTACCTCGGAGTGCCGCAGCCGTTCACGGCGACGCGCTACCACTCGCTCGCGGTCGTCGACGGGACGGTGCCGTCCGACCTGGTGGTCACGTCGCGCACCGAGGGCGGGGTGATCATGGGCCTGCGTCACGAGGCGGCGCCCATCGTCGGCGTGCAGTTCCACCCGGAGTCCGTCCTGACCGAGGGCGGCTACCGCATGCTCGGCAACTGGCTGGAGGGCGCCGGGCTCGCCGGGGCTCGCGACACCGCCTCGCGGCTGTCGCCGCTCGTCCGCGTGGCCTGA
- the pknB gene encoding Stk1 family PASTA domain-containing Ser/Thr kinase: protein MTDTRVLGGRYEVGALLGRGGMADVFEGVDSRLGRRVAVKVLRRGLAEDPAFRSRFRQEAQAAARMSHPTIVRVFDAGEDVVTDQDGASHTVPFIVMERVEGRLLKDVITDGPLDPDEAVRIMGQVLTALEYSHRAGVVHRDIKPGNIMVTSTGQVKVMDFGIARAVSDTSATIAQTTAILGTARYFSPEQAKGESVDARTDLYSAGVVLFEMLTGQAPFRADTAVAVAYQHVSETPVAPSTVQDAVSPQLDQVVLHAMAKDRYARFQTAGDFRTDLDRAAAGTLAPREAPTNDVGATLFGAPAGPSSSQQALRQLGVDDDRTVRTQSRPPVPWIWAGVTVVVVILIAVVIWVTSLSNIAPPDISPTVPDVTGSTYASAAAALEEADLVPLEREEASTSVAEGIVLRTNPDPGENVAAKTEIDVFVSSGPPEVQVPNVMNMDEGTATAALEAAGLKVGEVVRQSSPTVPDGVVMQTEPASSQQVDQGSAVKLILSNGKVALPDVLGQPLVDAQKLLEASDLVVTTRRDPSCSRADGSPVSQQSVPPGDVAQRSTVGLTYCTGAVRSTPAPTTGTPTADPARG, encoded by the coding sequence GTGACCGACACGCGTGTGCTGGGCGGCCGCTACGAGGTCGGGGCGCTGCTGGGTCGCGGGGGCATGGCCGACGTCTTCGAGGGCGTCGACTCCCGACTCGGTCGCCGGGTGGCCGTCAAGGTGCTGCGCCGCGGCCTCGCCGAGGATCCCGCCTTCCGCAGCCGCTTCCGCCAGGAGGCACAGGCGGCCGCGCGCATGTCGCACCCCACCATCGTGCGGGTCTTCGACGCGGGCGAGGACGTCGTCACCGACCAGGACGGCGCCTCGCACACGGTCCCCTTCATCGTCATGGAGCGGGTCGAGGGCCGCCTCCTCAAGGACGTCATCACCGACGGCCCGCTCGATCCGGACGAAGCGGTCCGCATCATGGGCCAGGTCCTCACCGCTCTCGAGTACTCGCACCGCGCGGGCGTCGTCCACCGCGACATCAAGCCCGGCAACATCATGGTCACGTCCACCGGCCAGGTGAAGGTCATGGACTTCGGCATCGCGCGCGCCGTGTCCGACACCTCGGCCACCATCGCGCAGACCACCGCCATCCTCGGCACCGCTCGCTACTTCTCCCCCGAGCAGGCCAAGGGCGAGTCGGTGGATGCGCGCACCGACCTCTACTCCGCCGGCGTCGTCCTCTTCGAGATGCTCACCGGCCAGGCGCCGTTCCGCGCCGACACGGCCGTCGCCGTCGCCTACCAGCACGTCAGCGAGACGCCCGTCGCGCCGAGCACCGTGCAGGACGCCGTCTCCCCCCAGCTCGACCAGGTCGTCCTGCACGCCATGGCGAAGGACCGCTACGCGCGGTTCCAGACGGCGGGCGACTTCCGCACCGACCTCGATCGCGCCGCCGCGGGCACGCTCGCTCCCCGCGAGGCGCCGACCAACGACGTGGGTGCCACGCTCTTCGGTGCCCCCGCCGGCCCGTCCTCCTCCCAGCAGGCGCTCCGTCAGCTCGGCGTCGACGACGACCGCACCGTGCGCACCCAGAGCCGCCCGCCGGTGCCCTGGATCTGGGCCGGCGTCACCGTGGTCGTCGTGATCCTCATCGCCGTCGTCATCTGGGTCACCAGCCTCAGCAACATCGCGCCGCCCGACATCAGCCCGACCGTCCCCGACGTCACGGGCTCCACCTACGCGAGCGCGGCCGCGGCCCTCGAGGAGGCCGACCTCGTCCCCCTCGAACGCGAGGAGGCCAGCACCTCGGTCGCCGAGGGCATCGTGCTGCGCACCAACCCGGACCCGGGCGAGAACGTGGCCGCCAAGACCGAGATCGACGTCTTCGTCTCCTCCGGCCCGCCGGAGGTCCAGGTCCCGAACGTCATGAACATGGACGAGGGCACCGCCACCGCGGCCCTCGAGGCGGCGGGGCTCAAGGTGGGCGAGGTGGTCCGCCAGTCGTCGCCGACGGTCCCCGACGGCGTGGTCATGCAGACGGAGCCGGCATCCTCCCAGCAGGTCGACCAGGGCTCCGCGGTCAAGCTCATCCTGTCCAACGGCAAGGTCGCCCTGCCGGACGTGCTCGGCCAGCCGCTCGTGGACGCGCAGAAGCTCCTCGAGGCATCGGATCTCGTCGTCACCACCCGTCGCGACCCGTCCTGCAGCCGAGCAGACGGATCCCCGGTGAGCCAGCAGTCGGTGCCGCCGGGAGACGTCGCCCAGCGCTCTACGGTGGGCCTCACGTACTGCACGGGCGCGGTCCGCAGCACGCCCGCGCCCACCACGGGCACGCCGACCGCGGATCCCGCGCGCGGCTGA
- a CDS encoding PP2C family protein-serine/threonine phosphatase has translation MATVTQAAAVSHVGKVRSNNQDSGYAGRDLFVVADGMGGHAGGDVASAVALTRIIEADKPYASAHDAEFALQAGLVAANQLLAETVFEHSELTGMGTTVSALARVGRHVAIAHIGDSRIYLFRRGELSQISADHTFVQRLVDSGRITPEEALVHPRRSVLMRVLGDVDAAPEVDTQVLDTHTGDRWLLCSDGLSSYVSEERITEILATAGTPDTVADALVKESLDHGAPDNVTVVVVDVLDEDDETAASRPAPEPVVVGSAAQPLAFGDEPAKRAVRIPSLLLHPLRATTAARDAQFEPESDQYLEALIAEDKRRALRRRVTWLVGVALILAGLVLACVLGYRWTQSRYYVGESDGVVAVYNGVQQTIGPIELSHVYARTEVQVDDLQPFYRQQVEQTINADSLAGAEEIVDRLQEAAGG, from the coding sequence GTGGCGACAGTGACGCAGGCCGCTGCCGTCTCCCACGTGGGCAAGGTCCGGTCGAACAACCAGGACTCGGGCTACGCGGGGCGGGACCTCTTCGTCGTCGCCGACGGCATGGGCGGGCATGCGGGCGGCGACGTCGCCTCCGCGGTCGCCCTCACGCGGATCATCGAGGCCGACAAGCCGTACGCCTCCGCGCACGACGCCGAGTTCGCGCTGCAGGCGGGCCTCGTCGCGGCCAACCAGCTCCTCGCCGAGACCGTGTTCGAGCACTCCGAGCTCACCGGGATGGGCACGACCGTCAGCGCGCTCGCCCGCGTCGGCCGCCACGTCGCCATCGCCCACATCGGCGACTCGCGCATCTACCTCTTCCGCCGCGGCGAGCTCAGCCAGATCTCCGCCGACCACACCTTCGTGCAGCGCCTCGTCGACAGCGGCCGCATCACGCCGGAGGAGGCGCTCGTCCACCCGCGCCGCTCCGTGCTGATGCGCGTGCTCGGCGACGTCGACGCGGCGCCCGAGGTCGACACCCAGGTGCTCGACACGCACACGGGCGACCGCTGGCTGCTCTGCTCGGACGGCCTCAGCAGCTACGTCTCCGAGGAGCGGATCACCGAGATCCTCGCGACAGCGGGCACCCCCGACACCGTCGCCGACGCGCTCGTGAAGGAGTCGCTCGACCACGGCGCCCCCGACAACGTCACGGTCGTGGTGGTCGACGTGCTCGACGAGGACGACGAGACCGCCGCATCCCGCCCCGCGCCGGAGCCGGTGGTCGTCGGATCCGCCGCGCAGCCCCTCGCGTTCGGCGACGAGCCGGCGAAGCGCGCCGTCCGCATCCCGTCGCTGCTGCTGCACCCGCTGCGCGCCACCACGGCCGCGCGCGACGCGCAGTTCGAGCCGGAGTCGGACCAGTACCTCGAGGCCCTCATCGCCGAGGACAAGCGCCGCGCCCTCCGCCGCCGCGTCACCTGGCTGGTCGGCGTCGCGCTGATCCTCGCGGGCCTCGTCCTCGCGTGCGTCCTCGGCTACCGCTGGACCCAGTCCCGCTACTACGTGGGCGAGTCGGACGGCGTCGTCGCGGTCTACAACGGCGTGCAGCAGACCATCGGCCCGATCGAGCTCTCCCACGTCTACGCGCGCACCGAGGTGCAGGTCGACGACCTCCAGCCCTTCTACCGCCAGCAGGTGGAGCAGACCATCAACGCCGACTCGCTCGCGGGCGCCGAGGAGATCGTCGACCGCCTGCAGGAGGCCGCGGGTGGCTAG
- a CDS encoding class E sortase, with product MSAQEPAPSRRAMRRRGRRGDALLGTVGVLGELLLTAGVLIMLFLGWQLWFNDIVVSSGQRDQALENSRSWATAAPDAAASPDPAATPAAPGDPVITTAPTSDATDFGNIYIPRFGSDYVVPVATGVGLGNVLNLGKIGHYRETQMPGQVGNFAVAAHRTTYGKPFNQITDLRVGDAIVVETQDGWYTYRFRTLEYVKPTGVDVLDEVPQAPDAQPGDRILTMTSCNPLFSAAERVVAYSVFESWQPRSDASTPAALAGTSFAKAG from the coding sequence ATGAGCGCTCAGGAACCCGCCCCTTCGCGCCGCGCGATGCGGCGACGCGGCCGGCGGGGCGATGCGCTCCTCGGCACGGTCGGCGTCCTCGGCGAGCTCCTCCTCACGGCCGGCGTGCTCATCATGCTGTTCCTGGGGTGGCAGCTGTGGTTCAACGACATCGTCGTCAGCAGCGGCCAGCGCGACCAGGCGCTGGAGAACAGCCGGAGCTGGGCCACGGCCGCGCCGGACGCGGCGGCCTCTCCCGACCCGGCCGCCACGCCCGCTGCACCGGGGGATCCCGTCATCACCACCGCGCCCACGTCGGACGCCACCGACTTCGGCAACATCTACATCCCGCGCTTCGGATCCGACTACGTGGTGCCGGTCGCGACGGGCGTCGGGCTCGGCAACGTGCTGAACCTCGGCAAGATCGGGCACTACCGCGAGACGCAGATGCCGGGCCAGGTGGGCAACTTCGCCGTCGCCGCGCACCGCACGACGTACGGCAAGCCCTTCAACCAGATCACGGATCTGCGGGTGGGGGATGCCATCGTCGTCGAGACGCAGGACGGCTGGTACACCTACCGCTTCCGTACACTCGAGTACGTGAAGCCCACCGGAGTCGACGTGCTCGACGAGGTGCCCCAGGCACCGGACGCGCAGCCCGGGGACCGCATCCTCACGATGACGAGCTGCAACCCGCTCTTCTCGGCCGCCGAGCGCGTGGTCGCGTACAGCGTCTTCGAGTCCTGGCAGCCGCGCTCGGATGCGTCCACGCCCGCGGCGCTGGCCGGCACGTCGTTCGCGAAGGCGGGCTGA